The following proteins are co-located in the Callospermophilus lateralis isolate mCalLat2 chromosome 8, mCalLat2.hap1, whole genome shotgun sequence genome:
- the Clgn gene encoding calmegin: MFGPDKCGEDYKLHFIFRHKHPKTGVLEEKHAKPPDVDLKKFFTDRKTHLYTLVMNPDDTFEVLVDQIVVNKGSLLEDVAPPINPPREIDDPMDVKPEEWDERVKIPDPSAVKPENWDESEPAQIEDVNVVKPDGWLDNEPKFIPDPQAVKPEDWNEDMDGEWEAPHIANPACRIGCGEWKPPMIDNPKYKGIWRPPMIDNPDYQGIWSPRKIPNPDYFEDVHPFLLTSFRAIGLELWSMTSDIYFDNFIICSEKEIADRWAADGWGLKIMVENANEPTVFKQLMTAAEERPWLWIIYLATVGLPAALIASFCWPRKVKKKYVDAEYKKTDICKPQTKGALEQEVKEEKEKVALEKPADVEEEKKHSDSEVLEKEDEGEPEEKSEEEIEIIEGQEEGNKSNKSGSEDEMKEADEGTGSGDGPTKSVRKRRVRKD; the protein is encoded by the exons ATGTTTGGACCAGATAAATGCGGAGAAGATTATAAACTTCATTTTATCTTCAGACATAAACATCCTAAAACtggagttcttgaagaaaaacatgctAAACCTCCAGATGTAGACCTTAAAAAGTTCTTTACAGACAGAAAGACTCATCTTTATACCCTGG TAATGAATCCAGATGACACATTTGAAGTATTGGTTGATCAAATAGTTGTAAACAAAGGAAGCCTCCTAGAGGATGTGGCTCCTCCTATCAATCCTCCCAGAGAAATCGACGATCCCATGGACGTGAAACCCGAGGAATGGGATGAGAGGGTGAAAATCCCCGATCCTTCTGCCGTCAAGCCGGAAAACTG GGATGAAAGTGAACCTGCCCAAATAGAAGATGTAAATGTCGTTAAGCCTGACGGCTGGCTGGATAATGAGCCAAAATTCATCCCAGACCCTCAAGCCGTGAAACCTGAAGACTG GAATGAAGACATGGATGGAGAATGGGAGGCACCTCATATAGCTAACCCCGCATGCCGGATTGGGTGTGGTGAGTGGAAACCTCCCATGATAGACAACCCAAAATACAAAGGGATTTGGAGACCACCCATGATTGATAACCCTGACTACCAG ggcaTCTGGAGTCCTCGAAAAATTCCCAATCCAgattattttgaagatgtacatcCATTTCTTCTTACTTCTTTCCGTGCTATTGGTTTAGAGCTTTGGTCTATGACTTCTGATATCTACTTTGataattttattatctgttcGGAAAAGGAAATAGCAGATCGTTGGGCTGCAGATGGCTGGGGATTGAAAATAATGGTAGAGAATGCTAATGAG CCTACCGTATTTAAACAGCTAATGACAGCTGCCGAAGAGCGTCCCTGGCTTTGGATCATTTATCTGGCAACAGTGGGGCTGCCAGCAGCATTAATTGCTTCATTTTGTTGGCCAAGAAAAGTAAAG AAAAAATATGTAGATGCAGAGTATAAAAAAACCGACATATGTAAACCACAAACAAAGGGGgcgctggagcaagaagtgaaggaagaaaaggaaaaagtagCTCTGGAGAAACCAGCGGatgtggaagaggaaaaaaagcatAGCGACAGTGAAGTTCTTGAAAAGG AAGATGAAGGTGAACCTGAGGAAAAGAGTgaagaagaaattgaaattatAGAAGGGCAAGAAGAGGGTAATAAATCAAATAAGTCTGGATCAGAGGATGAG